In one Babylonia areolata isolate BAREFJ2019XMU chromosome 12, ASM4173473v1, whole genome shotgun sequence genomic region, the following are encoded:
- the LOC143288462 gene encoding uncharacterized protein LOC143288462 — translation MLNCYQVDIAALSETRFAGETQLEEVGGGYTFYCIGKPDGTPRTSGVDFAIRTKLARQLDSLPYGINDRLMTPCLKLSKDHFSIVISCYAPMMTNPDDIKESFYEVSRTISAVDRKDRLIILGNFNACVGVDFSSWPKVLGQHGTGKCNSNGLLLLSLCTQHGLTPNTLFQQVDKYKNTWMQPRSKQWHI, via the coding sequence atgctcaattgctaccaggtggacatagcagccctgagcgaaaccaggtttgccggtgaaacccagctggaggaagttggagggggctacaccttctactgcattgggaaaccagatggcaccccaagaacctcaggtgtggactttgccatacgaaccaaacttgcacgacagcttgacagccttccatatgggataaacgataggctgatgaccccgtgtctgaagctgtccaaggatcactTCTCCatagtcatcagctgctatgccccgatgatgactaaccctgatgacatcaaagaatctTTCTACGAGGTCAGCCGCActatttcagcggtagacagaaaggacaggctgatcatccttgggaatTTCAATGCCtgtgtcggcgtggacttctcctcatggccaaaagtcctaggacagcatggcactggcaagtgcaactccaacggactgcttttgctctcgctctgcacgcagcatggactgacacccaacaccctcttccaacaagtggacaagtacaagaacacatggatgcaaccccgctccaagcaatggcacatatAG